Proteins encoded in a region of the Vitis riparia cultivar Riparia Gloire de Montpellier isolate 1030 chromosome 7, EGFV_Vit.rip_1.0, whole genome shotgun sequence genome:
- the LOC117917942 gene encoding uncharacterized protein LOC117917942 isoform X4 has product MAFVVDTEQGATGPSLISYAMQGKWEKVVDICKEDPWAHDEKTTTSGDTALHIAVSDGREDVVVKLVQLMAHRNVYLVNIKNDRGNTPLHLAASVGNVRMCKCIAAEYPELVGVRNNENETPLFLTALHGMKDAFLCLSNICSSTANNKVYEYLRRSDGENSLHCAITGEYFDLAFTIIHEYPDLVNYVNERGISPLHLLASKATLFRSGTRLNWFDEIIYLCVPVKKLLPQKYEADENPNHTENFYILTNLWNMIKASGKQSSHNARRQERPHPNYYGICYENFIKLVAKAWTLPAVIVGSRHINKIKEKKEKHTWSVQIMDEMLKYVEPFEYDSGSIPQLSQPRSGETVPYDQIDPTSHWMVPGKRYKKVFDQETSLLAYYGEANPDDSESEEEPRPKASAHHSSEIKQKEEALKRTWGMGKRKSPVLIAAENGIIEMVEKILKLFPAAIRHVDSDQKNIVLLAVKNRQISVYELLLNRKPLEESAFRMVDSEGNSALHLAATLGDYRPYPFAALQMQWEIKCT; this is encoded by the exons ATGGCATTTGTCGTAGACACAGAACAAGGGGCCACTGGACCAAGCTTGATTTCATATGCCATGCAAGGGAAATGGGAAAAAGTTGTAGATATATGCAAGGAAGATCCGTGGGCTCATGATGAGAAGACCACTACATCAGGGGACACGGCATTGCATATAGCAGTATCAGATGGCAGAGAAGATGTAGTGGTAAAACTAGTCCAACTGATGGCCCATCGCAACGTGTATCtggttaatataaaaaatgatcgAGGGAACACCCCTCTCCATTTGGCGGCGTCAGTAGGCAACGTTCGCATGTGCAAGTGCATAGCTGCTGAGTATCCAGAACTGGTGGGTGTTCGCAACAATGAAAATGAGACCCCTCTCTTCTTAACAGCTCTCCATGGTATGAAAGACGCTTTCCTTTGCCTCTCTAACATTTGTAGCAGTACAGCTAACAACAAAGTGTATGAGTACCTTCGGAGGAGTGATGGAGAAAATAGTCTTCACTGTGCCATCACCGGAGAATACTTCG ATTTGGCATTTACAATTATTCATGAGTATCCTGACCTCGTCAATTATGTCAATGAGAGAGGAATCTCCCCTCTCCACCTCCTTGCTTCTAAGGCTACTTTATTCAGAAGCGGAACTCGACTGAATTGGTTCGATGAAATCATTTATCTTT GTGTGCCTGTCAAAAAGCTCCTTCCACAGAAATATGAAGCTGACGAGAACCCTAACCATACAGagaatttctatatattaacCAACTTATGGAACATGATCAAAGCATCAG GTAAACAATCAAGCCATAACGCTCGAAGACAAGAGCGGCCTCATCCAAATTATTATGGCATTTGCTATGAGAACTTCATCAAGCTTGTAGCTAAAGCATGGACATTGCCGGCTGTTATAGTTG GATCAagacatataaataagataaaagagaagaaagaaaagcacACATGGTCTGTTCAAATCATGGATGAAATGCTTAAATATGTTGAACCTTTCGAATATGATAGTGGAAGTATTCCCCAGCTCTCACAACCGAGATCTGGAGAAACAGTACCTTATGATCAAATTGACCCAACATCACATTGGATGGTACCAGGAAAACGTTATAAGAAAGTTTTTGATCAGGAAACATCACTCTTGGCATATTATGGAGAAGCAAACCCTGATGATAGTGAGTCTGAGGAAGAGCCAAGGCCGAAGGCTTCTGCACATCATTCTTCAGAAATTAAACAGAAGGAAGAAG CATTGAAGAGAACTTGGGGGATGGGAAAAAGGAAGTCACCAGTATTAATTGCAGCAGAGAATGGCATCATAGAAATGGTGGAGAAGATCCTCAAACTATTTCCAGCAGCCATTCGCCATGTAGATTCAGACCAGAAGAATATAGTGCTGTTGGCAGTGAAGAATAGACAAATCAGTGTTTATGAGCTATTACTCAATCGGAAACCTCTGGAAGAAAGTGCATTTCGTATGGTTGATAGTGAGGGGAACAGTGCATTACATCTTGCAGCAACTTTAGGAGATTATAGGCCATATCCCTTTGCAGCTTTGCAAATGCAATGGGAGATCAAATG TACGTAA
- the LOC117917942 gene encoding uncharacterized protein LOC117917942 isoform X1, producing the protein MAFVVDTEQGATGPSLISYAMQGKWEKVVDICKEDPWAHDEKTTTSGDTALHIAVSDGREDVVVKLVQLMAHRNVYLVNIKNDRGNTPLHLAASVGNVRMCKCIAAEYPELVGVRNNENETPLFLTALHGMKDAFLCLSNICSSTANNKVYEYLRRSDGENSLHCAITGEYFDLAFTIIHEYPDLVNYVNERGISPLHLLASKATLFRSGTRLNWFDEIIYLCVPVKKLLPQKYEADENPNHTENFYILTNLWNMIKASGKQSSHNARRQERPHPNYYGICYENFIKLVAKAWTLPAVIVGSRHINKIKEKKEKHTWSVQIMDEMLKYVEPFEYDSGSIPQLSQPRSGETVPYDQIDPTSHWMVPGKRYKKVFDQETSLLAYYGEANPDDSESEEEPRPKASAHHSSEIKQKEEALKRTWGMGKRKSPVLIAAENGIIEMVEKILKLFPAAIRHVDSDQKNIVLLAVKNRQISVYELLLNRKPLEESAFRMVDSEGNSALHLAATLGDYRPYPFAALQMQWEIKWYKYVKNSVPRHFFIRYNNKNQVPKEIFTESHKELVREGGKWLNNTSNSCSVVATLVTTVAFATTATIPGGFKENSSEPTLQHHPGFLVYAISSLIALSFSVTSVVTFLAILTSRYQVKDFGRGLPRKLLLGLTSLFISIGAMLVCFCAGHFFLLKNVLKQTAFPVYAVACLPVTFFAVAQFPFYFDLIWAIFKKVPQRTIYG; encoded by the exons ATGGCATTTGTCGTAGACACAGAACAAGGGGCCACTGGACCAAGCTTGATTTCATATGCCATGCAAGGGAAATGGGAAAAAGTTGTAGATATATGCAAGGAAGATCCGTGGGCTCATGATGAGAAGACCACTACATCAGGGGACACGGCATTGCATATAGCAGTATCAGATGGCAGAGAAGATGTAGTGGTAAAACTAGTCCAACTGATGGCCCATCGCAACGTGTATCtggttaatataaaaaatgatcgAGGGAACACCCCTCTCCATTTGGCGGCGTCAGTAGGCAACGTTCGCATGTGCAAGTGCATAGCTGCTGAGTATCCAGAACTGGTGGGTGTTCGCAACAATGAAAATGAGACCCCTCTCTTCTTAACAGCTCTCCATGGTATGAAAGACGCTTTCCTTTGCCTCTCTAACATTTGTAGCAGTACAGCTAACAACAAAGTGTATGAGTACCTTCGGAGGAGTGATGGAGAAAATAGTCTTCACTGTGCCATCACCGGAGAATACTTCG ATTTGGCATTTACAATTATTCATGAGTATCCTGACCTCGTCAATTATGTCAATGAGAGAGGAATCTCCCCTCTCCACCTCCTTGCTTCTAAGGCTACTTTATTCAGAAGCGGAACTCGACTGAATTGGTTCGATGAAATCATTTATCTTT GTGTGCCTGTCAAAAAGCTCCTTCCACAGAAATATGAAGCTGACGAGAACCCTAACCATACAGagaatttctatatattaacCAACTTATGGAACATGATCAAAGCATCAG GTAAACAATCAAGCCATAACGCTCGAAGACAAGAGCGGCCTCATCCAAATTATTATGGCATTTGCTATGAGAACTTCATCAAGCTTGTAGCTAAAGCATGGACATTGCCGGCTGTTATAGTTG GATCAagacatataaataagataaaagagaagaaagaaaagcacACATGGTCTGTTCAAATCATGGATGAAATGCTTAAATATGTTGAACCTTTCGAATATGATAGTGGAAGTATTCCCCAGCTCTCACAACCGAGATCTGGAGAAACAGTACCTTATGATCAAATTGACCCAACATCACATTGGATGGTACCAGGAAAACGTTATAAGAAAGTTTTTGATCAGGAAACATCACTCTTGGCATATTATGGAGAAGCAAACCCTGATGATAGTGAGTCTGAGGAAGAGCCAAGGCCGAAGGCTTCTGCACATCATTCTTCAGAAATTAAACAGAAGGAAGAAG CATTGAAGAGAACTTGGGGGATGGGAAAAAGGAAGTCACCAGTATTAATTGCAGCAGAGAATGGCATCATAGAAATGGTGGAGAAGATCCTCAAACTATTTCCAGCAGCCATTCGCCATGTAGATTCAGACCAGAAGAATATAGTGCTGTTGGCAGTGAAGAATAGACAAATCAGTGTTTATGAGCTATTACTCAATCGGAAACCTCTGGAAGAAAGTGCATTTCGTATGGTTGATAGTGAGGGGAACAGTGCATTACATCTTGCAGCAACTTTAGGAGATTATAGGCCATATCCCTTTGCAGCTTTGCAAATGCAATGGGAGATCAAATGGTATAAG TACGTAAAGAATTCCGTACCAAGACATTTCTTCATTCGCTACAACAACAAGAACCAGGTCCCAAAGGAGATCTTCACAGAATCACACAAAGAACTTGTAAGAGAAGGCGGCAAATGGCTAAACAACACTTCAAATTCATGTTCAGTAGTAGCAACACTTGTTACAACCGTAGCCTTTGCCACAACAGCCACTATACCAGGAGGCTTCAAGGAAAATAGCAGCGAACCTACCCTTCAACATCATCCGGGATTTCTGGTCTATGCAATTTCATCCCTCATTGCTCTATCCTTTTCAGTCACCTCTGTGGTCACTTTTCTGGCAATTCTAACATCTAGATACCAAGTGAAAGATTTTGGTAGAGGGTTGCCACGAAAGCTATTGCTAGGTTTAACATCTCTCTTTATATCCATAGGAGCTATGTTGGTTTGCTTCTGTGCAGGGCACTTTTTCCTACTAAAAAATGTACTGAAACAAACTGCATTCCCCGTGTATGCAGTGGCGTGCCTCCCAGTAACATTTTTTGCGGTGGCACAGTTTCCCTTCTACTTTGATCTCATATGGGCCATCTTTAAGAAAGTGCCACAGCGTACTATCTATGGTTAG
- the LOC117917942 gene encoding uncharacterized protein LOC117917942 isoform X2 encodes MAFVVDTEQGATGPSLISYAMQGKWEKVVDICKEDPWAHDEKTTTSGDTALHIAVSDGREDVVVKLVQLMAHRNVYLVNIKNDRGNTPLHLAASVGNVRMCKCIAAEYPELVGVRNNENETPLFLTALHGMKDAFLCLSNICSSTANNKVYEYLRRSDGENSLHCAITGEYFDLAFTIIHEYPDLVNYVNERGISPLHLLASKATLFRSGTRLNWFDEIIYLCVPVKKLLPQKYEADENPNHTENFYILTNLWNMIKASGKQSSHNARRQERPHPNYYGICYENFIKLVAKAWTLPAVIVGSRHINKIKEKKEKHTWSVQIMDEMLKYVEPFEYDSGSIPQLSQPRSGETVPYDQIDPTSHWMVPGKRYKKVFDQETSLLAYYGEANPDDSESEEEPRPKASAHHSSEIKQKEEALKRTWGMGKRKSPVLIAAENGIIEMVEKILKLFPAAIRHVDSDQKNIVLLAVKNRQISVYELLLNRKPLEESAFRMVDSEGNSALHLAATLGDYRPYPFAALQMQWEIKWYKYVKNSVPRHFFIRYNNKNQVPKEIFTESHKELVREGGKWLNNTSNSCSVVATLVTTVAFATTATIPGGFKENSSEPTLQHHPGFLVYAISSLIALSFSVTSVVTFLAILTSRYQVKDFGRGLPRKLLLVACLPVTFFAVAQFPFYFDLIWAIFKKVPQRTIYG; translated from the exons ATGGCATTTGTCGTAGACACAGAACAAGGGGCCACTGGACCAAGCTTGATTTCATATGCCATGCAAGGGAAATGGGAAAAAGTTGTAGATATATGCAAGGAAGATCCGTGGGCTCATGATGAGAAGACCACTACATCAGGGGACACGGCATTGCATATAGCAGTATCAGATGGCAGAGAAGATGTAGTGGTAAAACTAGTCCAACTGATGGCCCATCGCAACGTGTATCtggttaatataaaaaatgatcgAGGGAACACCCCTCTCCATTTGGCGGCGTCAGTAGGCAACGTTCGCATGTGCAAGTGCATAGCTGCTGAGTATCCAGAACTGGTGGGTGTTCGCAACAATGAAAATGAGACCCCTCTCTTCTTAACAGCTCTCCATGGTATGAAAGACGCTTTCCTTTGCCTCTCTAACATTTGTAGCAGTACAGCTAACAACAAAGTGTATGAGTACCTTCGGAGGAGTGATGGAGAAAATAGTCTTCACTGTGCCATCACCGGAGAATACTTCG ATTTGGCATTTACAATTATTCATGAGTATCCTGACCTCGTCAATTATGTCAATGAGAGAGGAATCTCCCCTCTCCACCTCCTTGCTTCTAAGGCTACTTTATTCAGAAGCGGAACTCGACTGAATTGGTTCGATGAAATCATTTATCTTT GTGTGCCTGTCAAAAAGCTCCTTCCACAGAAATATGAAGCTGACGAGAACCCTAACCATACAGagaatttctatatattaacCAACTTATGGAACATGATCAAAGCATCAG GTAAACAATCAAGCCATAACGCTCGAAGACAAGAGCGGCCTCATCCAAATTATTATGGCATTTGCTATGAGAACTTCATCAAGCTTGTAGCTAAAGCATGGACATTGCCGGCTGTTATAGTTG GATCAagacatataaataagataaaagagaagaaagaaaagcacACATGGTCTGTTCAAATCATGGATGAAATGCTTAAATATGTTGAACCTTTCGAATATGATAGTGGAAGTATTCCCCAGCTCTCACAACCGAGATCTGGAGAAACAGTACCTTATGATCAAATTGACCCAACATCACATTGGATGGTACCAGGAAAACGTTATAAGAAAGTTTTTGATCAGGAAACATCACTCTTGGCATATTATGGAGAAGCAAACCCTGATGATAGTGAGTCTGAGGAAGAGCCAAGGCCGAAGGCTTCTGCACATCATTCTTCAGAAATTAAACAGAAGGAAGAAG CATTGAAGAGAACTTGGGGGATGGGAAAAAGGAAGTCACCAGTATTAATTGCAGCAGAGAATGGCATCATAGAAATGGTGGAGAAGATCCTCAAACTATTTCCAGCAGCCATTCGCCATGTAGATTCAGACCAGAAGAATATAGTGCTGTTGGCAGTGAAGAATAGACAAATCAGTGTTTATGAGCTATTACTCAATCGGAAACCTCTGGAAGAAAGTGCATTTCGTATGGTTGATAGTGAGGGGAACAGTGCATTACATCTTGCAGCAACTTTAGGAGATTATAGGCCATATCCCTTTGCAGCTTTGCAAATGCAATGGGAGATCAAATGGTATAAG TACGTAAAGAATTCCGTACCAAGACATTTCTTCATTCGCTACAACAACAAGAACCAGGTCCCAAAGGAGATCTTCACAGAATCACACAAAGAACTTGTAAGAGAAGGCGGCAAATGGCTAAACAACACTTCAAATTCATGTTCAGTAGTAGCAACACTTGTTACAACCGTAGCCTTTGCCACAACAGCCACTATACCAGGAGGCTTCAAGGAAAATAGCAGCGAACCTACCCTTCAACATCATCCGGGATTTCTGGTCTATGCAATTTCATCCCTCATTGCTCTATCCTTTTCAGTCACCTCTGTGGTCACTTTTCTGGCAATTCTAACATCTAGATACCAAGTGAAAGATTTTGGTAGAGGGTTGCCACGAAAGCTATTGCTAG TGGCGTGCCTCCCAGTAACATTTTTTGCGGTGGCACAGTTTCCCTTCTACTTTGATCTCATATGGGCCATCTTTAAGAAAGTGCCACAGCGTACTATCTATGGTTAG
- the LOC117917942 gene encoding uncharacterized protein LOC117917942 isoform X3, with translation MAFVVDTEQGATGPSLISYAMQGKWEKVVDICKEDPWAHDEKTTTSGDTALHIAVSDGREDVVVKLVQLMAHRNVYLVNIKNDRGNTPLHLAASVGNVRMCKCIAAEYPELVGVRNNENETPLFLTALHGMKDAFLCLSNICSSTANNKVYEYLRRSDGENSLHCAITGEYFGVPVKKLLPQKYEADENPNHTENFYILTNLWNMIKASGKQSSHNARRQERPHPNYYGICYENFIKLVAKAWTLPAVIVGSRHINKIKEKKEKHTWSVQIMDEMLKYVEPFEYDSGSIPQLSQPRSGETVPYDQIDPTSHWMVPGKRYKKVFDQETSLLAYYGEANPDDSESEEEPRPKASAHHSSEIKQKEEALKRTWGMGKRKSPVLIAAENGIIEMVEKILKLFPAAIRHVDSDQKNIVLLAVKNRQISVYELLLNRKPLEESAFRMVDSEGNSALHLAATLGDYRPYPFAALQMQWEIKWYKYVKNSVPRHFFIRYNNKNQVPKEIFTESHKELVREGGKWLNNTSNSCSVVATLVTTVAFATTATIPGGFKENSSEPTLQHHPGFLVYAISSLIALSFSVTSVVTFLAILTSRYQVKDFGRGLPRKLLLGLTSLFISIGAMLVCFCAGHFFLLKNVLKQTAFPVYAVACLPVTFFAVAQFPFYFDLIWAIFKKVPQRTIYG, from the exons ATGGCATTTGTCGTAGACACAGAACAAGGGGCCACTGGACCAAGCTTGATTTCATATGCCATGCAAGGGAAATGGGAAAAAGTTGTAGATATATGCAAGGAAGATCCGTGGGCTCATGATGAGAAGACCACTACATCAGGGGACACGGCATTGCATATAGCAGTATCAGATGGCAGAGAAGATGTAGTGGTAAAACTAGTCCAACTGATGGCCCATCGCAACGTGTATCtggttaatataaaaaatgatcgAGGGAACACCCCTCTCCATTTGGCGGCGTCAGTAGGCAACGTTCGCATGTGCAAGTGCATAGCTGCTGAGTATCCAGAACTGGTGGGTGTTCGCAACAATGAAAATGAGACCCCTCTCTTCTTAACAGCTCTCCATGGTATGAAAGACGCTTTCCTTTGCCTCTCTAACATTTGTAGCAGTACAGCTAACAACAAAGTGTATGAGTACCTTCGGAGGAGTGATGGAGAAAATAGTCTTCACTGTGCCATCACCGGAGAATACTTCG GTGTGCCTGTCAAAAAGCTCCTTCCACAGAAATATGAAGCTGACGAGAACCCTAACCATACAGagaatttctatatattaacCAACTTATGGAACATGATCAAAGCATCAG GTAAACAATCAAGCCATAACGCTCGAAGACAAGAGCGGCCTCATCCAAATTATTATGGCATTTGCTATGAGAACTTCATCAAGCTTGTAGCTAAAGCATGGACATTGCCGGCTGTTATAGTTG GATCAagacatataaataagataaaagagaagaaagaaaagcacACATGGTCTGTTCAAATCATGGATGAAATGCTTAAATATGTTGAACCTTTCGAATATGATAGTGGAAGTATTCCCCAGCTCTCACAACCGAGATCTGGAGAAACAGTACCTTATGATCAAATTGACCCAACATCACATTGGATGGTACCAGGAAAACGTTATAAGAAAGTTTTTGATCAGGAAACATCACTCTTGGCATATTATGGAGAAGCAAACCCTGATGATAGTGAGTCTGAGGAAGAGCCAAGGCCGAAGGCTTCTGCACATCATTCTTCAGAAATTAAACAGAAGGAAGAAG CATTGAAGAGAACTTGGGGGATGGGAAAAAGGAAGTCACCAGTATTAATTGCAGCAGAGAATGGCATCATAGAAATGGTGGAGAAGATCCTCAAACTATTTCCAGCAGCCATTCGCCATGTAGATTCAGACCAGAAGAATATAGTGCTGTTGGCAGTGAAGAATAGACAAATCAGTGTTTATGAGCTATTACTCAATCGGAAACCTCTGGAAGAAAGTGCATTTCGTATGGTTGATAGTGAGGGGAACAGTGCATTACATCTTGCAGCAACTTTAGGAGATTATAGGCCATATCCCTTTGCAGCTTTGCAAATGCAATGGGAGATCAAATGGTATAAG TACGTAAAGAATTCCGTACCAAGACATTTCTTCATTCGCTACAACAACAAGAACCAGGTCCCAAAGGAGATCTTCACAGAATCACACAAAGAACTTGTAAGAGAAGGCGGCAAATGGCTAAACAACACTTCAAATTCATGTTCAGTAGTAGCAACACTTGTTACAACCGTAGCCTTTGCCACAACAGCCACTATACCAGGAGGCTTCAAGGAAAATAGCAGCGAACCTACCCTTCAACATCATCCGGGATTTCTGGTCTATGCAATTTCATCCCTCATTGCTCTATCCTTTTCAGTCACCTCTGTGGTCACTTTTCTGGCAATTCTAACATCTAGATACCAAGTGAAAGATTTTGGTAGAGGGTTGCCACGAAAGCTATTGCTAGGTTTAACATCTCTCTTTATATCCATAGGAGCTATGTTGGTTTGCTTCTGTGCAGGGCACTTTTTCCTACTAAAAAATGTACTGAAACAAACTGCATTCCCCGTGTATGCAGTGGCGTGCCTCCCAGTAACATTTTTTGCGGTGGCACAGTTTCCCTTCTACTTTGATCTCATATGGGCCATCTTTAAGAAAGTGCCACAGCGTACTATCTATGGTTAG